The genomic stretch ACTTGGCCTTTAACTTGATTTCTGTTAGTAAAATCACGAAAGACCTTAATTGTTGTGTTGCATTCTTTTTCGATCATTATTTGTTTCTAGATCTTACAATAAAACATGTTATAGATAAAGGATATTTATCTAGTGACCTCTACATCCTTGATGAATAGGAGCCACGGTCTATTGCATGCTCTAGTGTTGTGTCTCCCATTGAAGTACATTGTCGATTGGACACCCCTCTCTGCCTTTGTTGAAGAAGCTTTGTCCTCAGGTTCAGAATACTTTTTCATTGCATTGTGAGTCATGTCGATTTGCAAAACACCATCGCATCTCGTTAAGTCCAAGGGTTAATAAACGAGTTGACTCAGCTTTTGAGTTAGTTCATTCTGATGTTTGGGGACCATGTCCTGTTGTTTACAAAACTGGGCATAAGTATTTTGTCACCTTTgtagatgatttttctcgaatgaCTTGGATTTACTTTATGAAGAGCCGATCTGAAGTGTTTACTCACTTTTCTACCTTCTGTGCTGAAGTCAAAACTCAATTTAATGCTTCGGTGCGTACTATAAGGAGTGATAATGCTAAAGAATACATGTCAGAGTTATTTCAGTCGTACATGAGACAACATGGTATACTACATCAGTCTTCATGTGTTGATACACCCTCTCAAAATGGAGTTGCTGGGAGGAAGAATAGGCATCTACTTGAGACAGCTCGGGCACTTttattccaatttatgtgaacctgtttgactgggcacgaagtttaagaaaaaatgaagacttttgaaacttgtggtagtaaacaagtcaaaaaggggttcGGAGTacttgtgtggttataaaagtttctcattaaggataGAATTGGAAGCtgaagctaaattgtttccaaatttagaaaggggtcattcttttttgaacgaaccaaaaaggaaataggctCACATAAACTGAAACGAAGGGAGTGCTTAATTTTTTTCAACGTGTTCCATTGTTCCCATATTAATAATTACTACTTAATTTTATTCAACGTGTTCCATTGTTCTGATACTgcctttttaatttatttttttgattcTTAGGTCGTTGGTATTGTCTTCCTGGCGTATGTTGTCGTTATTGTTCCATTGTCTCTCTTTCTgattatattgggttgttgttgttgtaatttttTTCAACTTGATAGTGGCGTAGATATGCATATTCTTAAATGAAACAGATTACTATTGATTGACAATCTTGATAGCATCATTTATTGTAAGGGAAAGAGTTTTATTAATTATGAATGATGTGCAAGAAGGAGAGGAGAGGAGAGGGTGGGCCAAGGGAGAAAATCAGTTGTTTTTGCCGCATAGGTGAAGTCAACTTGGAAACTTCAAATCTCCATTCACATGGATCATAATTAATTAACTTAATTTTTCCCTTATAATTAATGTTATGATGCTATCATCCACTTGAAATTGTCtctttataaattaaaatatatatacaatcaaaCATCTATATAACAATCCTATTTGTTTCGGATATCGGATATTTTAATTGTTATAGTGAAATGCTGTTGTAGAGAACATATATTACATAATATAGCATGAAAATTGGTTCCATAAAAAACTTAACTTTTATAGTGAATAGCTGTTATATAGCGatactgttatagagaggtctaaTCTGTATGAGTATCACAATTACTATTAATGTTGGGATTCACCTAGATCCTTCTTTTCTGCTGGAACTGAAAAATTAAATTCAAAGTCAAAATAATGCATCATGTGGATTTCAAAGGCCACATTAATCAAGAAGTACCACTATATATAAGTTAACtcatttaaaaattaaaatatcgAAAGCCTGAGTGTAGAACGTGCAGGTCATTTTCTCCATGTAAGTTAATTATTCTGCTGAGCTAATTAAATGGTTACTGCCTTCCATCTATATATGTTTGCCCACAACCCCTACTTAATTATTTCTCTAACgctttatatatacatattttgtatttgtaCAGAACAAATTAAGAGCTGAAATATGGTTGAATCAACAATTGTTTCCAGAAAGATGATCAAGCCTTCCTCTCCTACCCCTTCTTCCCTTAGTCGTCACAATCTTTGTTTCCTTGATCATATAGCCACTTCTGCATATGCTCCAATTGCCGTTTTCTACCCCAAACCTACAAATAACATAAGCCAGATTCTTGAAAACTCCCTTTCAAAAGTTTTATCCTCTTATTATCCATTCGCTGGAATAATCACGGATAATAAATATGTCGACTGCAACGACACAGGTGCTGAGTTTCTCAATGTACGAATTAGTTGTTCGATGTCTGAAATTCTCGACCACGCCTATAATGATGCTATTGATGTTGTCTTCCCACCTGATTTGCCTTGGACTAGTTCCTTTGGCCGAAGTCCATTGGTGGTTCAGTTAAGCCATTTCGATTGTGGTGGAATAGCAATCAGTATATGCCTATCACACAAGATTGTTGATGGATATAGTCTCTTTAAATTCCTTAAGGATTGGGCTGCTACAAGTCAACATTTGGATTTCAAACCATCTACTCAATTTGATGCAAATTCTTTTTTCCCACTAATGGATGATCCTCCAGTTCTTCTACGCGATATTGTGCGCGAACCTCAACGATGCGTGTCAAGAATCTACCATTTCTCATCCTCTAGTTTGGACAGACTCAAGGAAATTGTTGCAATGAATTCACAAGTGCAGAATCCAACTCGCGTTGAAGTTGCCACAGCTCTGCTTCATAAATGTGGAGCGTCAGTATCAATGACAATAAATTCAGGCGTGTTTCAACCATCTTTATTGTTCCATGTAATGAATTTTCGCCCACCATTGCCCCTAAACACCATTGGAAATGCTTGTTCTGCCTTTGCCTCAGCAGCAATTCTGGAAAATGAGATACAAGTGCCCAACTTCGTCGCTCAACTACGAGAAGCTAAAAAACATCTTCAAGACAAGTTGAAGGATCCAGAACAGCTAACCTCATATGTACTTGAAACAATCAAAGGGACAACAAACAAAACAGAGAAGAATATAGTATTTGACTTTTATATGTGCACGAGCTTGTGCAATTTCGGGTTACATAACATTGATTTTGGGTGGGGTAACCCAATAAGAGTGACCGTAGCAACAAATTCGATGAAGAATCACTTCATTTTCATGGATTCGCCAAGTGGAGATGGGATAGATGTACTAATCACCTTGACAGAAGCTGATATGTTAATATTTCATAATAACAAAGAGCTCCTAGAGTTTGCTTCTCCAGTTGTTCTGCCACAAGAATAACTAATCAGAGAAGAATAGAGTATTATGCTTGATCTGCTTAACTAATTATTGTTGTTTGTAAACTTTAATTTCTTATTTTGAGAGAAGTTGTATAATTATTTCAGTTATCTATTTCAATTTACTTTTGCCTTCTCTTTTGCATGAAGCAAGCAATATCACTGAACCTTTTTAATTTCGCATAGTATAACGGGAATTTTATGTGTTAATGATACAATTTCGAACAAAGTTGAATACATATGGAAACACCAAAATTTTCCACGATTTTTCATTTAGACGGTTCAAGTTTAATTTTTATATGCTAATCGGAATAAGCAATTTGTCAAAAAACTGATTAGAACTGCTTCATCTAAAAAAAAGCTATACTCTCCAGTGTACGAGGTCTCTtcacttccctatactctctctcctgacctcgtctgtcctctctctcctggacccacctgtcctctactcggcgagaggtcctcaccacccgctAAACTGGGATCACAGGCTGTGTCACTATGACATCTAGAACCCGACCAGTGAGAACTCGTTGCTCTGGTATGGGGGTGCCGGAAGTCTGGATCCCTTCCCTGATCTGTGAAGTAGCTGGTACAACCTGAATTAATCCCGCCTGAACTAATGTATCAAACATGCTCAGGAGCTGTGCTAATGTCtcttgaagtgctggagtagtggTAACAATAGGTGTATCCGATGCCTGGGatctggctggaactgctggtggctcctcggtggTAGCTCATgtggtgctctggctgcaccgcgtgcacgtcctcggcctctaccccgaccccgacCTCTAACGACTCTCGCAGGGGGCGCAGGTGTCTGATCATCTCTgttagcacgtgtcctcaccatctgtgagagaatagaagacagaggtTTAGGATTATGATGTCAAAAATTTCGCACGACAAAGAAAtcaatgaagtggaattttcctaacggttacatagcctctcatagataagcaaaaacatctccgtaccgatcgtcgagactctaataaaccagcttgtgatccatgactcctacagacctagagttctgataccaacttatcacgactccggttcgccctccgtgaatcattgtgacgacacctagtctctacgactaggtaaacctaaattgcagaagaaaaaccaaaatttgcggaagtaaaacaatttaaaataagaataaagtaataatagtgtttaaatgtgcagctcggcatacaccatgtttaactctcactaccaatacgtaaatccaagacccgaaatcccacgaatcacaagctaagaaaaatactacatagctctaactccggaatgtctaataagaaaagaaaaatacaaaagggctaaatactaaaagcaggaagagaaagggactcctcggtctgcggacacgacagatgtacctcgaagtctctaaagcagtcgcctccctcaggGATGGTAAGCCTGAGtagtggtacctggatctgcacatgaaaaacatgcgcaaaaagggcatgagtacaccacaacggtactcagtaagtgccaagcctaacctcggtcgggtagtgacgaggaaggtcagggccctactagattaaataaatataaagatgacaggataagataagcagtacaattgagaatctacagtaagaatctatacaggataataaagAGTACCATAATTGAAACAGAGGTAAAGAAAATCataaggaagtaccactcataacaaggatggaaacctaggatctcttagtaccctcactaTATACCagagatctcttagtatcccgaggatctcttggtatcctcaatgtatgctagggatctcttggtatcccgagaatctcttggtatcctcaatgtatgatagggacctcttggtatcccgaggatctcttggtatcctcaatatacgtgtcagggatctcttggcatTCTGCACCTTAGTCCAAATAATAAATACGttcaggggatctcccaggatgccgtcccgtagtcccaaaatgaaacacacagcagcaacacaagaatactcaattaagctaaatttcgtactaggtaaaacaggtaattctagactaacatgcttcacgtaatgcaattaaggtagtttaggcaaataggcaattaagtcaactaaacatgcttttctaaactaacaacaggctaaattcgcaagtagaataaaacaggaaaaaggaactcaattgaaatacttaaaagaaaaaccggatttttcaataattagctcaagtatgcACTCTTTCagctcacgtacaaggcatttcaattatcaaatatatcatatccttaggggaaggtcccccacacaaggttagacaagccacttacctcgaaccagcttaataatcaacctgaaaccacgttcttgccacgagtactcgactccaaatggcccaaatctattcaattcaatttcatatgtaaataacacttcgaagtaactgattctacaattaaattctaagctaatacgcaaaattatataaaatgaccaaaacgcccctcgggcccacgtctcggaatcgggtaaaatttatattttcaaaatcctcacactctcacgagtctaaccatatcaaaattatcccaatcctATGTCAAATACCTGATCAAAACctaatttcttggtctaagaacttttcccctattttcataccaattcttaaattaaaggatgaattcacgtttagattaatgggttacaagcataAAAGagttaggaatcgttacccaatcgatatctctgaaaattcctcaaattctcgctcaaatccgagctcccaagcttaagttttctcaaaaatgactaaaccctcgttttgaaattttatattctgcccagctattttcacatttgcggccctgggaccgcttctgcggtcacgcATCTGCGAGGAATTAGCCGCACCTGCGACCCTTCACTTAAAGACCAGACACCGCACCTGCGATGACCCTTTTGCAGATGTGGTACCGCTCCTGCGGCATTtcttccgcatctgcgaaacCTGAATATCCTCCCCAGCTCCGCTTCTACGATGGctccgccgcttctgcggctccgcacatgctgaacccaaaccgcaggtgcggttatgacagatatcagCAATGCAAAAatcttcctaagtccaaattcaacttccgttaagcacccgaaactcacccgaggcccccgggacctcaacctaacatgccaaccaatcctaaaacatcattcaaacttgttccaacctttggaatgctcaaaacaacaccaaaacaccaatttaacctcagattcaagcctaagaactccaaaaactctagaaatacattttcgatcaaaaagtttatcaacctcgtctgaataacctgaaatttttcacacacgtcacattcaaccttacgaagctactccaactttcggaattccattccgaccctcggatcaaaatctgaCTATCAGACTGGAAAgttcaaaaatttgactttcggcatttcaaacctaaattagctacggacctccaaaacacattccgatcacgcccctaagcccgaaatcacctaacggagctaatggaaccatctgatttccattctgaggtcaTCTTCACACTAATCCGACCACGTTTAaccttccaacacttaagctctcatttagggactaagtgtcccaaaactctccgaaactcaaaaccgaatatcccagcaattcaaaatagcataaataaactcgGGAAAAGCAGTTCCCCCTAtgggatcggggtgttaattcttaagatgaccatccaggtcgtcacatcctcctacacttaaactttcgttcgtcctcgaacgagcatagagacatacttgaagtagtgaaaagatgagggtaacggctgcgcatatcctgctcggtctcccaggtcacctcctcgaccggctgaccccaccactgaacctttaccgaagcaatgtcctttgaccttagctttctaacctgcctgtccagtATCGACACCGGCtcttcaacataagatagatccttgtccaatttgactgaactgaaatctaacacgtgcgacgaatcactgtgatacctccggagcttcgaaacatgaaataccggatgaactcttgtcaagctgggaggtaaggcaagctcataagcaaccttcccaacatgcctcaataactcaaaagggccaatgaaccttggactcaacttccctttcttcccaaatctcataacgcccttcataggcgaaacccgaagtagGACCCGCtgtccaaccatataggaaacatcacaaaccttctggTCCACATAGCTCTTCtatttggactgggctgtacagagtctatcctgaatcaccttaacctcctccaaagtatcctgaactaagtctgtgcccaataatctagcctcacccggctcgaaccaacccaccggagatctgcaccgcctaccatataaattctcaaacggtgccatctgaatgctggactaatacctattgtaagcaaactccgccaatggaaataattgatcccaagaccctccaaacttgATCACACACgtacagagcatatcctcaagaatctgaatagtgcgctcggactgtccattcgtttgagggtgaaatgttgtactcaactccaggCGAGTATCCAACTCCTGCTGAATGgccctccagaaccatgatgtgaactaagtacctctgcttgaaataataaaaactagaataccatacagacgaacaatctccgaagaataggtagtaaacacaggaatgaaatgctggacttggtcagccgatccacaaccacccaaatggcatcgaagttcctcaaagtccgtgggatcccaactacaaagtccatggtgatccgctcccacttccacttcggaatctttatctgctgaagcaacccacccggtctctggtgctcatacgtcacctgctgacagttgaggcaccgagttacaaatccaactatttctttcttcatccgcctccacgaatagtgctgcctcaaatcctgatacatcttcgcgacacccggatgaatggaataccgcgaactatgggcctcctctagaatcaactctcaaagcctaTCGATATTGGGTACACagacccgaccctgcatcctcaataccccgtcatcaccaatagtcacgtCTCTAGAATTAccatgttgaaccttgtccttgaggacaagcaaatgagggtcatcatactgccgctccctgatacgatcaaataaggaagacagaGAAACCATATaagctagaacctgactaggctccgaaagatccaatctcacaaactagctggctaaggcctgaacatccatcgccataggcctctctgatgctggtaaataagccaaacccccaaactctctgcccgacaaatcaaagcatcggccatcacattggccttgcacgggtgatacagaatagtgatgtcataatctttcagcAATTCTAActacctcctctggtgcaaatttagatccttttgcttgaacaaatactgcaagctccgatgatccgtataaatctcacaaggaaccccgtGTAAAATTATGGTGCCAAATCTTAAGGGCGTGAACAaaggcagctaactcaaggtcgtgaacagggtaattcttttcatgtatcttcaactgtctggacgtgtaggcaatcaccctaccgtcctgcatcaacattgctccctcgaggcatcacaatagaccgtataagaccccgaacctgaagGTAATAccaaaactggg from Nicotiana sylvestris chromosome 12, ASM39365v2, whole genome shotgun sequence encodes the following:
- the LOC104232241 gene encoding acylsugar acyltransferase 3-like, which translates into the protein MVESTIVSRKMIKPSSPTPSSLSRHNLCFLDHIATSAYAPIAVFYPKPTNNISQILENSLSKVLSSYYPFAGIITDNKYVDCNDTGAEFLNVRISCSMSEILDHAYNDAIDVVFPPDLPWTSSFGRSPLVVQLSHFDCGGIAISICLSHKIVDGYSLFKFLKDWAATSQHLDFKPSTQFDANSFFPLMDDPPVLLRDIVREPQRCVSRIYHFSSSSLDRLKEIVAMNSQVQNPTRVEVATALLHKCGASVSMTINSGVFQPSLLFHVMNFRPPLPLNTIGNACSAFASAAILENEIQVPNFVAQLREAKKHLQDKLKDPEQLTSYVLETIKGTTNKTEKNIVFDFYMCTSLCNFGLHNIDFGWGNPIRVTVATNSMKNHFIFMDSPSGDGIDVLITLTEADMLIFHNNKELLEFASPVVLPQE